A single window of Priestia filamentosa DNA harbors:
- the murD gene encoding UDP-N-acetylmuramoyl-L-alanine--D-glutamate ligase yields the protein MKTIKTYENQNVVILGLAKSGLAASKLLHRLGANVTVTDRTEPEEEVKRELEKEGISSVFGEHPLSLLDNAYMVVKNPGIPYRIPFLQEALKREIPVITEVELSYELSEAPIIGITGSNGKTTTTTLIYEILAAAQKEPLIAGNIGTVSCEVGAKAEKDQVIVTELSSFQLMGIREYKPKIAVLLNIFDAHLDYHSSKEEYVEAKFNLFSHQDEEDYAVINADDPVISANLGSIKSKVVPFSRHKELKEGAYLSGNKLMFQEEEIISWDDVLLKGEHNIENVLAAIATCKLYGASTEAIVSVLKTFTGVKHRMQYVTNIHGRAFYNDSKATNILATKAALSGFKENVILLAGGLDRGNGFEDLEDALSCVKTLVTFGETAPKLEETAKNVGIQTIKCVDNVEKAVAAAYKLSEEGDVILLSPACASWDQFKTFEERGDMFINCVHKLK from the coding sequence GTGAAAACAATCAAAACATATGAAAATCAAAATGTGGTTATTTTAGGATTAGCCAAAAGTGGGCTAGCCGCTTCTAAACTTCTACATAGACTTGGAGCTAATGTAACGGTAACAGACCGTACAGAACCAGAAGAAGAAGTAAAAAGAGAACTAGAAAAAGAGGGGATCTCTTCTGTATTTGGAGAGCACCCTCTATCCCTTTTAGATAATGCTTATATGGTTGTGAAAAATCCTGGAATTCCATATCGCATTCCTTTTCTCCAAGAAGCTTTAAAAAGAGAGATTCCTGTGATTACAGAAGTTGAGTTAAGCTATGAGCTGTCAGAAGCTCCAATTATCGGAATTACGGGAAGCAATGGGAAAACAACGACAACAACTCTCATCTATGAGATTTTAGCAGCAGCCCAAAAAGAACCCCTCATTGCAGGCAATATTGGAACGGTTTCTTGTGAAGTTGGAGCTAAAGCAGAAAAAGACCAAGTTATTGTTACAGAGCTTTCATCTTTTCAGCTTATGGGTATACGAGAATACAAACCTAAGATAGCTGTATTATTAAACATTTTTGATGCTCATTTAGACTATCATTCTTCAAAAGAGGAATATGTTGAAGCGAAGTTTAATTTATTTAGCCATCAGGATGAAGAAGATTACGCAGTTATCAATGCTGATGACCCTGTCATTTCTGCTAATCTCGGGAGTATCAAATCAAAAGTTGTCCCTTTTTCACGTCATAAAGAGCTGAAAGAGGGAGCTTATTTATCAGGAAATAAACTGATGTTCCAAGAAGAGGAAATTATTAGCTGGGATGATGTTTTATTAAAAGGGGAGCACAATATTGAAAATGTTTTAGCAGCGATTGCTACATGCAAGCTTTACGGAGCAAGCACAGAAGCGATTGTAAGTGTTTTGAAAACATTTACAGGTGTTAAACATCGAATGCAGTACGTTACAAATATTCATGGCCGAGCGTTTTATAATGATTCAAAAGCAACGAATATTTTAGCAACAAAGGCAGCACTTTCTGGTTTTAAAGAAAACGTCATTTTATTAGCTGGCGGTCTTGATCGTGGAAATGGATTTGAAGATTTAGAAGATGCGCTCTCATGTGTAAAAACGCTTGTCACATTTGGAGAAACAGCGCCAAAGCTTGAAGAGACTGCAAAAAATGTGGGAATACAAACAATCAAATGTGTCGATAATGTAGAGAAGGCTGTTGCAGCAGCATATAAACTGTCAGAAGAAGGAGACGTTATTCTTTTATCACCTGCATGCGCAAGTTGGGATCAGTTTAAAACTTTTGAAGAGCGCGGTGACATGTTTATTAATTGCGTGCATAAGCTAAAATAG
- the spoVE gene encoding stage V sporulation protein E, protein MSTKKTTPDFILIVLTLSLLTIGLIMVYSASAVWASYKFDDSFFFAKRQLLFAGLGVCAMFVIMNIDYWTWRKWSKSLIIICFVLLVLVLVPGVGMTRNGSTSWIGVGAFSIQPSEFMKLAMIAFLSKYLADNQKKITSFKKGLMPSLGLVFLAFGIIMLQPDLGTGTVMVGTCIVMIFVAGARISHFAYLGLVGVAGFVALVASAPYRIKRITSFLDPWEDPLGSGFQVIQSLYAIGPGGLLGMGLGQSRQKFFYLPEPQTDFIFAILAEELGFIGGSIVLILFALLLWRGVRIALGAPDLYGSFLAIGVISMVAIQVMINIGVVTNLIPVTGITLPFLSYGGSSLTLMLAAVGVLLNVSRHSRY, encoded by the coding sequence TTGTCAACTAAAAAAACAACGCCAGATTTCATTTTAATTGTATTAACTCTTTCATTGCTTACAATTGGACTCATTATGGTGTACAGTGCAAGTGCTGTATGGGCTTCGTACAAGTTTGATGATTCGTTCTTTTTTGCTAAAAGACAGCTATTGTTTGCAGGGCTTGGGGTATGTGCCATGTTTGTTATTATGAACATTGATTACTGGACATGGCGGAAATGGTCAAAATCCCTTATTATCATTTGCTTTGTGCTTCTTGTACTTGTTCTCGTTCCTGGAGTAGGGATGACACGAAACGGCTCTACAAGCTGGATTGGCGTTGGAGCTTTTTCCATTCAGCCTTCAGAGTTCATGAAGCTTGCGATGATTGCGTTTCTTTCCAAATATCTAGCAGATAATCAAAAGAAGATCACTTCTTTTAAGAAAGGACTAATGCCTTCTCTTGGGCTTGTCTTTCTAGCATTTGGCATCATCATGCTTCAGCCTGACTTAGGTACTGGCACAGTAATGGTTGGAACATGTATTGTGATGATTTTTGTGGCAGGAGCCCGAATTAGTCATTTCGCTTATTTAGGACTTGTTGGGGTAGCAGGCTTTGTTGCTCTTGTTGCCTCTGCACCGTATCGTATTAAGCGAATTACGTCTTTCCTTGATCCTTGGGAAGATCCGCTAGGAAGTGGATTTCAGGTTATCCAATCACTCTACGCCATCGGTCCAGGCGGCTTGCTTGGGATGGGACTTGGCCAAAGTCGACAAAAGTTCTTTTACTTGCCAGAACCTCAAACAGATTTCATTTTTGCTATCTTAGCAGAAGAGCTTGGTTTCATTGGAGGCTCAATTGTGCTCATTCTGTTTGCTCTCCTTCTATGGAGAGGAGTAAGGATAGCGCTTGGAGCTCCTGACCTGTACGGTAGTTTTCTAGCTATTGGGGTTATTTCAATGGTTGCTATACAAGTAATGATTAATATTGGAGTTGTGACAAATTTAATCCCTGTCACAGGGATTACGCTACCGTTTTTAAGTTATGGAGGATCTTCCTTAACACTTATGCTAGCAGCTGTTGGAGTGCTGCTAAACGTTAGTCGACATTCTCGTTACTAA
- the murG gene encoding undecaprenyldiphospho-muramoylpentapeptide beta-N-acetylglucosaminyltransferase, whose product MKVIVSGGGTGGHIYPALALIREIQKQETNTEVLYIGSEKGLESDIVKRAGIPFRAIEISGFKRKLSFDNVKTVARFLKGVSKSKKYIKEFKPDVVIGTGGYVCGPVVYAASKLGVPTVIHEQNSVPGLTNKFLSKYVDKVAVCFEQAEAFFPSEKVVMTGNPRASEVLNQDGVKGKNDVGLSLNKKSVLIVGGSRGARPINDALLSVIKEAGQKPYEFLYVTGDVHYERVVKQLEEAGAQGNVVVKPFLHNMPEVLSGVDLIVARAGATTLSEITALGLPSILVPSPYVTNNHQEKNARALSDNDAATLCLEADLTGERLLESIDEILLNEQKLKDMRAASKKLGMPNAATVLYELLKNLTK is encoded by the coding sequence ATGAAAGTAATCGTAAGTGGAGGCGGAACGGGTGGACATATTTACCCGGCTTTAGCCCTTATTAGAGAAATTCAAAAACAAGAAACTAATACAGAAGTCTTATATATAGGCTCAGAAAAAGGACTTGAAAGCGATATTGTGAAAAGAGCAGGTATTCCTTTTCGAGCAATTGAAATTTCAGGGTTTAAGAGAAAGCTATCTTTTGATAACGTAAAAACAGTAGCCCGCTTTTTAAAGGGTGTATCTAAAAGTAAAAAGTATATTAAAGAATTTAAACCAGATGTTGTAATTGGAACAGGAGGATACGTGTGTGGTCCTGTTGTTTATGCTGCTTCAAAGCTTGGGGTGCCAACGGTTATTCACGAACAAAACAGCGTTCCAGGTTTAACAAATAAGTTTTTAAGCAAATATGTAGATAAAGTAGCTGTATGCTTTGAACAGGCAGAAGCTTTTTTCCCTAGTGAAAAAGTGGTTATGACAGGAAATCCCCGTGCTTCTGAAGTACTTAATCAAGACGGGGTAAAAGGAAAAAATGATGTTGGGCTTAGCTTAAATAAGAAAAGTGTACTTATTGTGGGAGGAAGCCGAGGAGCTCGCCCGATTAATGATGCCCTGTTAAGCGTTATAAAGGAAGCGGGTCAAAAACCGTATGAGTTTTTATATGTGACAGGTGATGTGCACTATGAGCGAGTTGTGAAGCAGCTTGAAGAAGCGGGAGCGCAAGGAAATGTTGTTGTTAAGCCTTTCTTACATAACATGCCAGAAGTCCTTTCTGGTGTTGATTTGATTGTAGCGAGAGCAGGAGCAACAACTCTTTCAGAAATTACCGCGTTAGGGCTTCCGAGCATTTTAGTCCCAAGTCCGTATGTAACAAATAACCATCAGGAAAAAAATGCACGTGCACTAAGCGACAATGATGCAGCAACGCTTTGCTTAGAAGCTGATTTAACAGGCGAACGCTTGCTTGAGTCCATTGATGAAATTTTACTTAATGAGCAAAAGCTGAAAGATATGAGAGCTGCATCGAAAAAGTTAGGTATGCCAAATGCAGCAACCGTTCTTTATGAGCTTTTGAAGAACTTGACAAAATAA
- the murB gene encoding UDP-N-acetylmuramate dehydrogenase gives MERLAQELKENNVGKVLQHEPLAHHTTLKIGGPAELFIEPNSVQGLEKAMTLIKKHNIPWRAIGRGSNLLVSDEGIKGAVIKLGRDISDLTVEETKVKVGGGYSIVALATQLSRKGLTGLEFAAGIPGSVGGAVYMNAGAHGSDMSKILEKALVLFEDGTIEWLTNDELQFSYRHSILQNERPGICIEAVLSLEEGNREAIVEKIQKNKDYRKETQPWNFPCAGSIFRNPLPNYAGELIEKNGLKGYEIGGAKVSDLHANFIVNTGSATAQDVVDLITYIQKTIKEKEGIEMHTEVEIVS, from the coding sequence ATGGAACGGTTAGCGCAAGAACTAAAAGAAAATAATGTAGGAAAAGTGCTTCAGCATGAGCCTCTCGCACATCACACAACGCTTAAAATTGGCGGCCCTGCGGAGCTCTTTATTGAGCCAAATAGCGTTCAAGGTCTTGAGAAAGCAATGACTCTTATTAAGAAACATAACATTCCATGGCGAGCAATTGGTCGCGGCTCTAACTTGCTTGTATCTGATGAAGGAATTAAAGGAGCAGTTATTAAGCTTGGTCGAGATATTAGCGATCTTACAGTTGAGGAAACAAAGGTAAAAGTCGGAGGAGGATACTCCATTGTCGCACTTGCAACACAGCTAAGCCGTAAAGGGCTTACAGGGCTCGAGTTTGCTGCGGGAATTCCAGGTTCTGTGGGCGGCGCTGTCTACATGAATGCAGGAGCCCACGGTTCTGATATGTCCAAGATACTGGAAAAAGCGCTTGTTTTATTTGAAGATGGAACAATTGAATGGTTAACAAACGATGAACTTCAGTTTTCATACCGCCACTCTATTCTTCAAAACGAACGTCCTGGTATTTGTATCGAGGCTGTATTATCTCTTGAAGAAGGAAATCGCGAGGCAATTGTTGAAAAAATTCAAAAGAACAAAGACTATCGTAAAGAAACGCAGCCATGGAATTTTCCCTGTGCAGGAAGTATTTTCAGAAATCCGCTTCCAAACTATGCAGGAGAGCTCATTGAAAAGAATGGCTTAAAAGGATATGAAATCGGTGGAGCAAAAGTAAGTGACCTTCATGCGAACTTTATTGTGAATACAGGAAGTGCAACAGCACAGGATGTTGTGGATCTTATCACGTATATTCAAAAGACAATAAAAGAAAAAGAAGGCATTGAAATGCACACAGAAGTTGAAATTGTGAGCTAA
- a CDS encoding cell division protein FtsQ/DivIB: MDKRKVVNLEDRLPKLKEQRKSRANRRLIIYMSVFFILILFILYTQSSLSNVAKINVEGNEYTSKKEIIKASDLSTHTSFFSVDSDDVSKKIKENTQIKSASIEKAFPNKINIHVKEYDRVAYVADDGKFIPILENGEILKSNQGEDTHGDAPLLVGWNNGERLEEMIKELIKIPDSIAHSISEIEYTPTDVNKMFITLYMNDGFEVTANIEDLSKKILAYPQIVSELGPEAAGVIDFEVYDGLYDPYFKDDKKEDEAEEAQ, translated from the coding sequence ATGGATAAACGCAAAGTAGTAAATTTGGAAGATCGTTTACCTAAGCTAAAGGAACAAAGAAAATCAAGAGCTAATCGGAGACTTATTATATATATGTCCGTTTTTTTTATCCTGATCTTGTTTATTCTTTACACACAGTCGTCGCTTAGTAACGTGGCTAAGATTAACGTCGAAGGAAACGAGTACACATCCAAAAAAGAAATTATTAAAGCGAGCGATTTATCAACACATACGAGCTTTTTTAGCGTTGATTCAGATGATGTTAGCAAAAAAATTAAAGAAAATACGCAAATTAAGAGTGCTTCTATTGAGAAGGCTTTTCCTAACAAAATCAATATTCATGTGAAAGAGTATGATCGTGTTGCTTACGTAGCTGATGACGGGAAATTCATCCCTATCTTAGAAAACGGAGAGATCTTAAAATCTAATCAAGGGGAAGATACCCATGGGGATGCACCGCTCTTAGTAGGTTGGAATAATGGCGAACGTTTGGAAGAAATGATCAAAGAACTGATTAAGATTCCAGACAGCATTGCGCATTCAATTTCAGAAATTGAGTATACTCCAACAGATGTAAACAAAATGTTTATCACGCTTTATATGAATGATGGTTTTGAAGTAACGGCAAATATTGAAGATTTATCAAAGAAAATTTTAGCTTATCCACAAATCGTTAGTGAGTTAGGACCAGAAGCGGCAGGAGTCATTGATTTTGAAGTATATGACGGACTTTACGACCCATACTTTAAAGACGATAAAAAAGAAGATGAAGCAGAAGAAGCCCAGTAG
- the ftsA gene encoding cell division protein FtsA, whose protein sequence is MNSNEIFVSLDIGTSSVKVIIGEMSDDSLNIIGVGNVESSGLNKGSIVDIDETVHSIKKAVQQAERMVGMEIHRVVVGVSGNHVRLQDCHGVVAVSSENREIMNSDIARVIDAAQVMSIPPDREIIDVIPRQFIVDGLEGITDPRGMLGVRLEMEGTIITGSKTVLHNFLRCVERAGLEITDICLQPLAAGSIALSRDEKNLGVAMIDMGGGSTTVSVFSKGHLQATGIIPIGGEHITKDLSIGLRTSTEDAEKIKRAHGHGFYDHASEEEVFSVPIIGSDQHQQFNQLEIADIIEARLEEIFDMVVQEVNNLGFKDVPGGYVLTGGVASMPGVLELAEVVLENNVRLAMPDYIGVREPHFTTGVGLIKFAYKNAKIQGRDISTPIQEEMVEEEIMVPQQPKPKPNAKINSNPNSNSKQKPKNEKNLSNRMKRFFGYFFD, encoded by the coding sequence ATGAACAGCAATGAGATTTTCGTAAGTCTTGACATCGGTACATCCAGTGTGAAAGTAATCATCGGTGAAATGAGTGATGATTCACTAAATATCATTGGTGTTGGAAACGTGGAATCTAGTGGACTTAATAAAGGGTCGATTGTTGATATAGATGAAACCGTTCATTCGATAAAGAAGGCTGTCCAACAAGCAGAGCGTATGGTAGGTATGGAGATTCATCGCGTTGTTGTTGGCGTTAGCGGAAACCATGTAAGATTACAAGATTGTCACGGAGTTGTAGCTGTTTCAAGCGAGAATCGGGAAATTATGAATAGCGATATTGCACGTGTTATTGACGCAGCGCAAGTTATGTCTATTCCTCCTGACCGTGAAATTATCGATGTTATTCCAAGACAGTTCATTGTAGACGGACTAGAGGGGATTACAGATCCTAGAGGAATGCTAGGCGTCCGTCTTGAGATGGAAGGCACGATTATTACGGGATCGAAGACCGTGTTACATAACTTTTTACGCTGTGTAGAGAGAGCAGGACTTGAGATTACGGATATTTGCTTGCAACCACTAGCAGCAGGTTCAATTGCTCTTTCTCGGGATGAAAAAAATCTTGGTGTCGCAATGATTGATATGGGAGGCGGATCAACAACCGTTTCTGTTTTCAGCAAAGGACATTTACAAGCTACAGGAATTATTCCAATTGGTGGGGAACATATCACAAAAGACCTTTCAATTGGTCTTAGAACTTCAACAGAAGATGCAGAAAAAATTAAGCGTGCTCACGGCCATGGATTTTATGATCATGCATCAGAAGAAGAAGTATTCAGTGTACCGATTATTGGAAGTGATCAACATCAGCAGTTCAACCAACTAGAAATCGCTGACATTATCGAAGCGAGACTAGAGGAAATCTTTGATATGGTTGTCCAGGAAGTAAACAATTTAGGATTCAAAGATGTTCCAGGAGGATATGTACTAACAGGTGGTGTCGCTTCTATGCCGGGAGTTCTTGAACTGGCAGAAGTGGTACTTGAAAACAATGTAAGACTTGCAATGCCTGATTACATTGGAGTAAGAGAACCACATTTTACAACAGGTGTTGGCCTAATAAAGTTCGCTTATAAAAATGCAAAAATTCAAGGACGGGATATTAGTACACCTATTCAAGAAGAAATGGTTGAGGAAGAAATAATGGTTCCTCAACAGCCAAAACCAAAACCAAACGCAAAAATAAACTCAAACCCAAACTCAAATTCAAAGCAGAAGCCGAAAAATGAAAAGAACTTATCAAATCGGATGAAACGATTTTTCGGATATTTCTTTGATTAA
- the ftsZ gene encoding cell division protein FtsZ, with protein sequence MLEFDTNVDQLATIKVIGVGGGGNNAVNRMIEHGVQGVEFIAVNTDSQALNLSKAEVKMQIGAKLTRGLGAGANPEVGKKAAEESKEQIQEALRGADMVFVTAGMGGGTGTGAAPVIAQIAKEEGALTVGVVTRPFTFEGKKRATQAAGGIQSMKEAVDTLIVIPNDRLLEIVDKNTPMLEAFREADNVLRQGVQGISDLIAVPGLINLDFADVKTIMSNRGSALMGIGIATGENRAAEAAKKAISSPLLETSIDGAQGVLMNITGGTNLSLYEVQESADIVASASDQEVNMIFGSVINESLKDEIVVTVIATGFDDSNLTKAAQQSRPPLSQKYEREQPKREPLKREPAPKREEQPTSQQEYSRPSSQPSQSDDALDIPTFLRNRNRRR encoded by the coding sequence ATGTTGGAATTTGATACAAATGTGGATCAATTAGCAACAATAAAGGTTATCGGTGTAGGTGGCGGCGGTAACAACGCTGTAAACCGCATGATTGAACACGGTGTACAAGGTGTAGAATTTATTGCTGTTAACACAGATTCTCAAGCCTTAAATCTATCAAAAGCAGAAGTAAAAATGCAAATCGGTGCAAAGTTAACGAGAGGATTAGGAGCTGGAGCTAATCCTGAAGTTGGTAAAAAAGCAGCGGAAGAAAGTAAAGAGCAAATTCAAGAAGCGTTAAGAGGCGCTGATATGGTATTTGTTACAGCTGGTATGGGTGGTGGAACAGGAACGGGTGCTGCTCCTGTTATCGCTCAAATCGCAAAAGAAGAAGGTGCTTTAACAGTTGGTGTTGTAACACGTCCATTTACGTTTGAAGGAAAAAAACGTGCAACACAAGCTGCAGGCGGTATTCAATCAATGAAAGAAGCGGTAGATACGCTAATTGTTATTCCAAATGACCGTCTTCTTGAAATCGTTGATAAAAACACGCCAATGCTTGAAGCATTCCGTGAAGCAGATAACGTACTTCGTCAAGGTGTACAAGGTATCTCGGATTTAATCGCTGTTCCTGGTCTTATCAACTTAGACTTTGCAGACGTAAAAACAATTATGTCTAACAGAGGATCTGCTTTAATGGGTATTGGAATTGCAACAGGAGAAAATCGTGCAGCGGAAGCAGCGAAAAAAGCGATTTCAAGTCCGCTTCTTGAAACATCTATTGATGGAGCGCAAGGGGTTCTTATGAATATTACAGGTGGGACAAACTTAAGCCTTTATGAAGTTCAAGAATCCGCTGATATTGTTGCTTCTGCATCAGATCAAGAAGTAAACATGATTTTCGGATCGGTTATCAATGAAAGCTTAAAAGATGAGATTGTTGTTACAGTTATTGCGACAGGGTTTGATGATTCAAATCTTACAAAAGCAGCACAGCAATCACGTCCACCACTATCTCAAAAATATGAGCGTGAACAGCCGAAGCGTGAGCCTTTAAAACGCGAGCCTGCGCCAAAGCGTGAAGAACAGCCAACTTCTCAACAAGAGTATAGCCGTCCTTCTTCACAGCCATCTCAATCTGATGATGCGCTAGATATTCCGACATTCTTACGAAACCGTAACCGTCGTCGTTAA
- the spoIIGA gene encoding sigma-E processing peptidase SpoIIGA, which translates to MAIYLDLIWLLNFLFDALLLLLCAVLLKRSFKWWRLLLGAFIGSLIVILLFTDAAPFAEHYGGKLTFSVVMVLVAFGFVRLRYLIESLLTFYFATFTVGGGLMGLHFMFSDTLIFQAAAAPHSASFGDPVSWVFIVLTFPVLFYFSKKRVEGLQTRKVLYDELIPVTIHINGQRVEAKGLIDSGNQLTEPLTKTPVMIAVKELMSEIVPSKLLELTSSLDEDHLYDELPVEWTNRIRFVPYRSVGSSSQLLLALKPDFVTFQYQDEEMKVKRVLVGISPVELSPEKAYECIVHPKMIVVSNVS; encoded by the coding sequence TTGGCCATTTATCTTGATTTAATATGGCTGCTAAACTTTCTATTTGATGCGCTACTTCTGCTGCTTTGTGCGGTTCTTTTAAAGAGGTCTTTTAAATGGTGGAGACTGCTTCTTGGAGCTTTTATTGGATCATTGATTGTCATTCTTTTATTTACAGATGCAGCTCCTTTTGCAGAACACTATGGGGGAAAACTCACTTTTTCGGTTGTAATGGTCCTTGTTGCTTTTGGTTTTGTTCGCCTCCGCTACTTGATTGAGAGTTTATTAACATTCTATTTTGCTACTTTTACGGTTGGAGGAGGATTGATGGGTCTTCACTTTATGTTCTCAGACACGCTTATTTTCCAAGCTGCTGCAGCTCCTCATTCAGCAAGTTTTGGAGATCCTGTGAGTTGGGTTTTTATTGTTCTCACATTCCCTGTTCTTTTTTATTTTTCCAAAAAGAGAGTAGAAGGATTGCAAACGAGAAAAGTGCTTTATGATGAATTGATTCCAGTGACAATTCATATTAATGGACAAAGAGTAGAGGCAAAAGGGCTGATTGACAGCGGAAATCAGCTTACAGAACCGTTGACAAAAACGCCTGTTATGATTGCTGTAAAAGAGCTAATGAGTGAAATCGTCCCTTCAAAGCTTCTTGAGTTAACATCAAGTCTTGATGAAGATCATCTTTATGATGAACTACCTGTAGAATGGACAAACCGTATTCGCTTTGTTCCGTACAGAAGTGTTGGTAGTTCGAGTCAGCTGTTGTTAGCTTTAAAGCCTGACTTTGTAACCTTTCAATATCAAGATGAAGAAATGAAAGTAAAACGAGTTCTCGTTGGCATAAGTCCTGTCGAGCTTTCACCTGAAAAAGCGTATGAATGTATTGTTCATCCAAAAATGATTGTTGTATCAAACGTTTCTTAA
- the sigE gene encoding RNA polymerase sporulation sigma factor SigE, whose protein sequence is MATYKIRLRLWWYKLLIKLGLKTDEVYYIGGSEALPPPLSKEEEAVLLTKLPNGDEAARSILIERNLRLVVYIARKFENTGINIEDLISIGTIGLIKAVNTFNPEKKIKLATYASRCIENEILMYLRRNNKLRSEVSFDEPLNIDWDGNELLLSDILGTEDDIITKDLEATVDRKLLLKALHQLTDREKQIMELRFGLRGDEEKTQKDVADMLGISQSYISRLEKRIIKRLQKEFNKMV, encoded by the coding sequence ATGGCTACATATAAAATTCGCTTGCGATTATGGTGGTACAAACTCTTAATTAAGCTTGGTTTAAAAACAGATGAAGTCTACTATATAGGGGGAAGTGAAGCACTACCGCCTCCACTTTCTAAGGAAGAAGAAGCTGTTTTACTTACAAAGCTTCCGAATGGAGATGAAGCAGCCCGTTCGATTCTTATTGAGCGTAACTTGCGACTTGTTGTGTATATCGCTCGTAAATTTGAAAACACAGGGATAAATATTGAAGACTTAATAAGCATTGGGACAATCGGCCTTATTAAAGCAGTTAACACATTTAATCCAGAAAAGAAAATTAAGCTTGCCACATATGCTTCACGCTGTATTGAAAACGAAATTCTTATGTATTTGCGACGTAATAATAAGCTTCGTTCAGAAGTATCGTTTGACGAACCATTAAATATTGATTGGGACGGTAATGAACTTCTTCTCTCTGATATTTTAGGAACAGAAGACGATATTATTACAAAGGATTTGGAAGCAACCGTTGATCGGAAACTGCTTTTAAAAGCTCTTCATCAATTAACAGATCGAGAGAAACAAATTATGGAACTTCGCTTTGGTTTAAGAGGAGATGAAGAAAAAACCCAAAAAGATGTTGCTGATATGCTGGGGATTTCACAGTCCTATATTTCAAGACTTGAGAAGCGAATAATTAAAAGGTTGCAAAAAGAATTTAATAAAATGGTGTAG
- the sigG gene encoding RNA polymerase sporulation sigma factor SigG, whose amino-acid sequence MLNFEHHLLIGGSPLARNKVEICGVDTAKLPVLKNEEMRKLFKSMQSGDTSARETLVNGNLRLVLSVIQRFNNRGEYVDDLFQVGCIGLMKSIDNFDLSQNVKFSTYAVPMIIGEIRRYLRDNNPIRVSRSLRDIAYKALQVREKIIGETSKEPTAEEIAKVLDVSHEEIVFALDAIQDPVSLFEPIYNDGGDPIYVMDQLSDDRNKDTSWIEEIALKEGMRRLNEREKLILRKRFFQGKTQMEVAEEIGISQAQVSRLEKAAIKQMNKNIQN is encoded by the coding sequence ATACTGAATTTTGAACATCATCTCCTGATAGGAGGGTCACCATTGGCAAGAAACAAAGTAGAAATATGCGGCGTTGATACTGCAAAACTACCTGTACTAAAAAATGAAGAAATGCGCAAGCTTTTTAAAAGCATGCAAAGCGGTGATACTAGCGCTAGAGAAACGCTTGTAAACGGAAATTTGCGCCTTGTGCTAAGCGTCATTCAACGGTTTAACAATCGTGGTGAATATGTCGACGATTTGTTTCAAGTTGGATGCATCGGTCTCATGAAATCTATTGATAATTTTGATCTTAGCCAAAACGTTAAGTTTTCCACATATGCCGTACCGATGATTATCGGGGAGATTCGTCGCTACTTGCGCGATAACAATCCGATACGGGTTTCAAGATCACTGCGTGATATTGCGTATAAAGCGTTGCAAGTGAGAGAGAAAATCATTGGTGAAACTTCTAAAGAACCAACAGCAGAAGAAATTGCAAAAGTGCTCGATGTTTCACATGAAGAAATTGTTTTTGCCCTTGACGCGATTCAAGATCCTGTCTCGCTATTTGAGCCAATTTATAACGATGGGGGCGACCCAATCTATGTAATGGATCAACTTAGTGATGACCGTAACAAAGATACAAGCTGGATTGAAGAAATTGCCCTTAAAGAAGGAATGAGAAGATTAAACGAGCGTGAAAAATTGATTTTGCGCAAGCGGTTTTTTCAAGGGAAAACTCAAATGGAAGTTGCTGAGGAAATTGGGATCTCGCAAGCTCAAGTTTCAAGGCTCGAAAAAGCAGCTATTAAACAAATGAACAAAAATATTCAGAACTAA
- a CDS encoding YlmC/YmxH family sporulation protein has product MIRISEFQTKDVVNVSDGKRLGNIGDVDIDVSTGKIYSIIIQGSNRMLSMFTKEEEIVIPWRSIVKIGSDVILVRYKKASEFPSE; this is encoded by the coding sequence ATGATCCGAATCTCAGAATTTCAGACAAAAGACGTTGTGAACGTATCAGATGGAAAGCGGTTAGGGAACATTGGGGATGTGGATATTGACGTTTCAACAGGGAAAATCTATTCGATTATTATTCAAGGTTCAAATCGAATGTTAAGTATGTTTACAAAAGAAGAGGAAATTGTTATTCCATGGCGAAGTATAGTAAAAATTGGCTCAGATGTTATTTTAGTTCGCTATAAAAAAGCCTCTGAATTTCCTAGTGAATAG